One genomic region from Harpia harpyja isolate bHarHar1 chromosome 1, bHarHar1 primary haplotype, whole genome shotgun sequence encodes:
- the OLAH gene encoding LOW QUALITY PROTEIN: S-acyl fatty acid synthase thioesterase, medium chain (The sequence of the model RefSeq protein was modified relative to this genomic sequence to represent the inferred CDS: substituted 1 base at 1 genomic stop codon), translating to MVEHWNKGGCGVSILGDTQNSARQCLDYMISRGPFQYFATKLDLTCDHYCGSSCLTTSTSFGLHKHPNHCDDCQREVPLDTLHLKGKYGLEPIHLFVSEAHAPKSEAFLPIKSISICDTEDEDVLTFIQILGGTLLELLPNEDIRKPLIHTFREDLGVLQTFLFEKAERNIPFSSDITCFNGSEDKPLIXKVLCLNAWHDLTSGAISFYRLPGDHFYLLEPSNEIFLTKHVTRCIENAGL from the exons ATGGTCGAACACTGGAAcaagggaggttgtggagtctccatccttggagatactcagaactcAGCGAGGCAGTGCTTGGACTATATGATCTCTAGAGGTCCCTTTCAAt ATTTTGCAACAAAGTTAGATTTGACTTGTGACCACTATTGCGGCAGTAGCTGCCTTACTACTTCTACTAGCTTTGGACTTCACAAGCATCCTAACCACTGTGATGATTGCCAACGGGAAGTCCCTCTGGACACT ctacACTTGAAAGGTAAGTATGGGCTAGAGCCAATCCATCTTTTTGTATCAGAGGCACATGCCCCAA AGTCTGAAGCATTTCTTCCCATCAAAAGCATATCCATATGTGATACAGAAGATGAAGATGTTCTTACATTTATACAAATTTTAGGAGGAACTCTTCTTGAGCTTCTGCCAAATGAAGACATTAGGAAACCTCTGATACATACTTTCAGAGAAGACCTTGGAGTTCTTCAGACATTTCT ttttgagaaagcagaaaggaatatCCCTTTCTCTTCTGATATTACCTGCTTTAATGGGTCTGAAGACAAACCACTGATTTAAAAGGTACTTTGCTTAAATG CCTGGCATGATCTAACAAGTGGAGCTATTTCCTTTTACAGGCTTCCCGGAGATCACTTTTATCTGCTGGAACCCTCTAATGAAATTTTCTTGACAAAACATGTAACAAGATGTATAGAAAATGCTGGTCTATGA
- the ACBD7 gene encoding acyl-CoA-binding domain-containing protein 7 has product MTLQDDFDGAAEDVKKLKTRPTDDELKELYGFYKQATVGDINIECPGMLDLKGKAKWEAWNLKKGLSKEDAMNAYISKAKAMVEKYGI; this is encoded by the exons ATGACTCTCCAG GATGACTTTGATGGTGCTGCAGAAGatgtaaaaaaattgaaaacaagaCCAACTGATGATGAACTGAAGGAACTATATGGATTCTACAAACAGGCTACTGTTGGAGATATTAATATTG AATGTCCAGGAATGCTAGATTTGAAAGGCAAAGCCAAATGGGAGGCGTGGAACCTGAAAAAAG GTCTATCAAAGGAGGATGCCATGAATGCCTATATCTCTAAAGCAAAAGCAATGGTAGAAAAATACGGGATCTAG